A genomic region of Rhea pennata isolate bPtePen1 chromosome 14, bPtePen1.pri, whole genome shotgun sequence contains the following coding sequences:
- the MAPK9 gene encoding mitogen-activated protein kinase 9 isoform X4, with protein sequence MSDSKCDSQFYSVQVADSTFTVLKRYQQLKPIGSGAQGIVCAAFDTVLGINVAVKKLSRPFQNQTHAKRAYRELVLLKCVNHKNIISLLNVFTPQKSLEEFQDVYLVMELMDANLCQVIHMELDHERMSYLLYQMLCGIKHLHSAGIIHRDLKPSNIVVKSDCTLKILDFGLARTACTNFMMTPYVVTRYYRAPEVILGMGYKENVQTSNTSADFS encoded by the exons ATGAGTGACAGTAAATGTGATAGTCAGTTTTACAGTGTTCAAGTTGCAGATTCAACATTCACTGTATTAAAACGTTACCAGCAATTGAAGCCCATCGGATCAGGTGCACAGGGCATTGTTTG TGCTGCATTTGATACAGTCCTTGGAATAAATGTTGCTGTAAAGAAGCTGAGTCGTCCTTTTCAGAATcaaacacatgcaaaaagaGCATACAGGGAgcttgttcttttaaaatgtgtcaaTCACAAAAAT aTAATTAgtttattaaatgtatttacaCCACAGAAGTCGCTAGAGGAGTTTCAGGATGT ATATTTGGTTATGGAGCTCATGGATGCAAATTTGTGCCAGGTTATTCATATGGAGTTGGATCATGAAAGAATGTCTTACCTTCTCTATCAGATGCTCTGCGGTATCAAACATCTCCATTCAGCTGGTATCATCCACAGA GATTTGAAACCCAGCAACATAGTAGTAAAGTCAGATTGTACACTCAAAATCCTTGATTTTGGACTGGCAAGAACAGCGTGTACTAATTTTATGATGACTCCATATGTAGTAACACGGTATTACAGAGCACCAGAGGTTATCCTTGGAATGGGATATAAAGAGAATG